The genomic stretch TGGTGGCGATCGCCTTTTTATTACGCTTCCTAATTCAATATACCTTTGGAATGCTTGCCTTTTGGACAGAACGCGCTAGTGCGATCGAGCAACTCTGGTTTTTATCCTATATATTTCTCTCAGGAATTATTGCGCCTTTAGAAGTGTTTCCACCATTAGCGAGGGATATAGTCCTATGGACTCCATTTCCCTATATGGTTTATTTCCCCTCAGCGATTTTAGTGGGCAAGGCGGTAAATATCTGGCAGGGAATTGGCGTAATGGGGGGATGGATGGCAGTTACTTTTGTAATCAATCGCTGGCTATGGCGTAAGGGTATCAAGCAATATTCAGGAATGGGAGCTTAGAATCTAAGTAGGTAGGCATATATTTCTGCCCCCCCTTAATCCCCCCTTTGAAAGGGGGGAAACTTGAATCCTTTCAAGGAGGAGTTAGAGGGGGCAAAAAACTTCTCAAACACGTTCTAAAAAAGTCGGCGATCGCTCTGTTTATGGTTGCTTGGTGCAAATTTGACTAGATGGCGCGAGAGGAGCCTCTTTAAAAGAGTGGATTAAATCGAGTTTTAAGCCAATGGAAGAGACAAGATATAACAATGTGTTGACAGTGATTAGGAATTTAATCAAGCGTTGAAAACGAGTCATGGGGAAGTTCTCCGTAAAGTTGACAATGCCATCATCGAAAAAATGACCTGAAACCTCCAGACGGGTTAAGGCAGATAGCAAACTTTTCTTAACTGCCTTTTCTGTCCTTTTTGAGTTGAGTTAAACTAAATCATCTTACGCAGAAGGTTAGTAAAGCCCTCACCCCTAGCCCCTCTCCCGCAGGAGAGGGGAACAAGAAAATAATTAAATCTTTCTCCCCCTCGCCTTGCGGGAGAGGGGGCTGGGGGGTGAGGGCAAATTTTCCATCTGTGTAAGGTGAGTTAAACTAAATCAACACAGTCAGCAAAACTTAGTTGGGTCATGCCTACACAGCGCAATAGAGGGATCGCCGCAACGGTTGCGGGACTGCAAAAACTTCGTGAGGTTAAGGCGGCTGGCAAAGCGGATGGAACTCGTTTGACCTTTGAAGGCATTGCCGATCGCATTTCTCAGAATTCTCAATCTTCAGTTGATCCCAGAACGGTAAGACGATTTTTTAAGGGTGAAGGTATCGATCGAGATTATGTCCTAGCGATTTGTAAGGCTTTGGGTTTAGAGGTCACGGAGATTGTTGATCAGAATGAATGGAATCCCGTTAAGTCTCGTCAAACTTCTCAAGCCGTGGCGATCGCCGCAACCCTGAATACGACACCGCCACCTGTGGATGAATGGCAGGGACGACAGGATGAAATCAAGGAACTCCAAACCGCCCTAAGCAATGAAAAAGTCCGCTTAATCGGGATCACCGCAGCAGGAGGCTATGGTAAATCGGCTTTAGCGGTGAAGTTCAAGGAGCAGTTAACCTCTGATTGGCGGGTGTTGTGGGTGAGTTTTATCCAGCCTTATCCTTTGGCGCAATTTGGGCGATGGTTATTGGAGCAGTTGGGACGAGACTATGATGAAAAATGGGACGAGGAGACGTTAATTGGGCAGATCATCGAAGGGTTAATCGCTGAGCCTTATTTGTTGGTGTTGGACAATATGGAAACGGTAATACCAGCAGAAGGGAAGTCGGTTTATGGTCAATTTTTGAGCCAATGGTTAGGGAATGGGATGCATAGTAAGCTACTGCTCACCAGTCGGGAACAGCCAGCGTTTAGCGCCAATTTGCTGCCGCGTTGTTATTGGTTAGCCCTAAAGGGGTTAGCGGAAGCCGATGCGATGCGTTTGGTGACGGAAGACTATGGATTAACGGGAACGCAGCAGGAATTAGCCCATTTTGTGAACCGAATGGATCGTCATCCTCTCTTGATGCAACTGGTATCGAGTTGGATGCGGGACAAGTTGGGGGAAGGGGTTAGTGTGACAGAGGCGGAAAATTTGGGCTTAGATTTGTTTACGGTGGAAGGTTATCACCGTGATACGGAAACCTGTGTCAGGGAAGTCGTGGCGGCGAGTTTGGCGCGATTATCGGCAAGGTTAGGGGATATTTTAAAGCGGTTATCGGTATTGCGAGGGATTTTCGATTTAGGGTTAGCTCAGGGGTTAACTGCGGATGTAACGGATGCAGAGTTACGGTATTTAGCCCGTTTGTCGTTGTTGCAGGAGTTTCCCCCTGAACCTCTCAAGGGAAAACCGCGACGGTTTCAGTTTTTGCCTTTAATTTCGATGGTGGTGCAACAGCAAGCGGATTCTGAGTTGTTGCGATCAGCGCATCAGGCTGCGTTGGATTATTTTTTGGCACATTTACCTGCGCCACCTTGGGAATCATTGGAGGATTTGACGGCGTATTTGGAGGCGTTTTACCATGCAGGGGAATTGGGAGCATGGCATTTAGCCTATGATATTTTGGATGAGCAGCGAGGGGGAGAAGGGAAAAATAAATCAGTTCATTACTTTTTGAATTTTCAAGGTTTTTACCGTCAGCAAGCGCAGTTATATGAACAGGTAATCGCAGGTAGTCAAAGGGAACAAGCTTGTTATCGCAAATCTTTAAACCGTTTGGGAATTTGTTATCAAGACTTGGGACAGTATGAAAAAGCGATCGCCCACCATCAGCAACATCACGACATCAGTGAAGAAATGGGTGATCGGCAAGGAGAGGCAAGTTCTCTAGATAATTTAGGAACTTGTTATAGAAACTTGGGGCAGTATGAAAAAGCAATCGCTCATCACCAGCAATCTCTCGAAATCGACGAAGAAATCGACAATCGGCAAGGAGTGGCAAGTTCTCTAGGCGGTTTAGGCAGTTGTTATAATTTCTTGGGGCAGTATGAAAAAGCGATCGCCCATCACCAGCAATCTCTCGAAATCAAAGAAGAAATCGGCAATCGGCAAGGGGTGGCAATTTCTCTAGGCAATTTAGGCAATTGTTATGATTATTTGGGGCAGTATGAAAAAGCAATCGCTCATCACCAGCAATCTCTCGAAATCAGTAAAGAAATGGGTGATCGGCAAGGGATGGCAATTTCTCTAGGCAATTTAGGCAATTGTTATGATTATTTGGGGCAGCATGAAAAAGCGATTGTCCATCACCAGCAATATCACGACATTAGTAAAGAAATCGGCTTTCGGGAAGGGGTAGCAACTTCTCTAGGCAATTTAGGCGTTTGTTATGATTCTTTGGGAAAGTATGAAAAAGTGATCGCCTATCACCAGCAACATCGCGACATCAGTGAAGAAATCGGCGATCAGCAAGGGGTAGCAATTTCTTTACATAATATGGGGGCAGCATTGCTCAAACTTGAAAACTACAGCGAAGCAGAAACCAAAATTCAAGAATCCTTAGTGATTTCCCAACAGATTAACTTTAAACCTTTAACCGCCTATAGTTTCAAAGTCCTTGCCGAAATCGCCCATCAAACCAATCAATCCCAACTCGCCCTCACCCATTGCCAAAACGCGATCGCCCTCTCCCAAGAACTTGGCATTCCCTTAGTCAAAGACTGCGAAGAACTCCTAGCAAAAATTCAGGAGGACTTAGATCCCCCTCAATCCCCCTTGTAAAGGGGGAAGAAGAAAATTTAATTGATTCTCCGCCCTTTACAAAAGGGGATCATTTTTGGTATGTATCGTATCTTTTGAATCAAATGTAATTTCTGTTCGCTATCTATGGCTAAAGGCAAGAATAAGAAAATCCTGTTCTTTATTGATGAATTTGGGACTGCGGGGGTAAGCGATTTATATTTCGGAGGAGTTATTGCTTTAGCGAAAGATACTGGACGTTTAGATAAGTGTTTTAGCGATCGGTTAGAGACAAACGCTAATGAAATTCATGCCGTTAAGATGAGAGATGAATATATTAAGGATCTTATGATCCGCTTCAAGCAGTCTGCATCTCAAGAGAATTTTATTTTGATTAATCGTGCTGTTAGTATTCGACAGGGTGCTGCCCCAATAATTTATGCCCAAGGTTTAATCGAGATAGTAAAAGTTGGTTTAAAGCTTTTTAGAAAAGAAGTGCTGAAAAGTACGCATATTAACAATGTAGAAGTTATTACCGACATCAATCAACACAATAGTCACCCAGATTTTGAGAATGAAATATCCAAAGAAAAGTCTAAGGATAGAGAATTCTCTCCAGTTAATCACGTTGCTAGAATTGATTCTGCTGCATCACGGATGCTTCAGATTGCTGATATAGTGGCTTACTCTCGCAAATTCATTATTAATAGAGATCTAAATGCCGAACAACTAAAGAGAGATTATGGTATCCATATAAAATGAGATAAGGGCTACCAATTGGCAACCCTTACTTAAAATTCTTTATGGAATAAGAGATTATAGTGATCGTCAACCAAGGCTTTTTCCCTCTGGGTAATCACGACTCTTACTAGGCACATGGCTGAGCAAGTCGTCTTTTTTGATCTCTACTACGATCATTATCTAGCTAGATACAGCCAATATTATCCTACTACTCGCTAAAAGTCAATACTATATCGCTTTACACCAAATCGCCCATTAAACCAATCAACCTCAACTCGCCCTCAGCCATTGCCAAAATGCCCTCACTCTCTCCCAAAAACTTGGCATTCCTTTAGTCAAAGACTGCGAAGAACTCCTAGCAAAAATTCAGGAGGATTTAGGAGAATAACGTTAGTGTCATGAATTATTCGCGCATCAGGCGATCCTTCTTTAGGGGCAAAGCATTGCCACGAAAATCTATAAATTTTCAGATAATTTTGATTTGGCAATGCTTTGCCCAAACCTCGCAACGCAGGGACAAGTTATCGATAAAAGCACAAAGGGTTGAGCATTTGCATTTCAAGATGATTGTGGGAAGTATAAAAATAGTGGCGCAAATGCTCAACCCCTACAAGTTTGTGTTTATAGGGCTTTGAGGGCGCGAATAATTCATGACACTAACCAAAATTATGTCAGAAAAATCTTTGTGCGATCGCAAATGAGAATATGGCTACAAAAGAGGACATAAAAAAGCTTGGCTCATATCGAGATTGTCAAGTAAAATGTGTAAAGTCTAGAAGCTAGACGTGGAGACGATCCTCGAAGAGGATGGCAAAGCGATTAAGAGCAGGCTTCCAATCGCGAATCGGCATCGTCCACTTCTTCGAGATATTCCGCATTGCTAAATAAACGAGCTTGAAAGCAGCATCATCAGAGGGAAAAATCTGTTGGGATTTAATCACCTTCCGCAAACTACTGTTCATCGACTCAATCGCATTGGTGGTATAAATCGCCCTGCGAATCTCGGTCGGGAAAGCAAAGAAGGGGATAATGTTTGCCCAATGACTGCGCCAAGACTTGGAGATTGATGGATATTGCTTGTCCCATTTCTCAGCAAAGAGTTCGAGATTAAACTCAGCCTCCGATTCCGTCGCCGCGCTATAAATAGCCTTGAGGTCAGCACAAACTTGCTTGCGTTGTTGCCAAGGTACAAAAGCGACCGAGTTTCTGACCATGTGGACAATGCATAACTGCACCTGAGTTTTAGGAAATACCGTCTCAATCGCATTAGGGAAACCAGTCAAGCCATCGACACAGGCAATCAAAATATCTTTGACCCCACGGTTGTGAATTTCGGTGAGTACTGACAACCAGAATTTCGCACCTTCATTCGGAGAAATCCACATACCCAGTAATTCCTTGTACCCGTCCATATTCACGCCCAAGGCAAAGTACAAGGATTTGTTAATCACTCTGCCATTGTCTCGGACTTTGATGACTAGACAGTCCAGAAAGACGGAGAGTGTAAAGTGAAGTGTGTAAAGTCTGGGATATATACAGAGAGATGATCTAGACACACAATTACCAACACTAAAACTGATGAATATACGCAAAGAATTGCTCGACGAATTGCTGCAAGAATGTAAAACACCACCTGACCTATTCGGAGAAGGAGGCATTCTGAAGCAACTGACGACCGCATTAGTGGAGCGAGCATTGGAAGCAGAACTATCCATGCATCTGGGCTACGGAAAACATGAACCAAGACCAGAAGGACAAACTAACAGTCGCAATGGCTATAGCCAGAAAAAAGTGCAAGGTGACTTTGGCGTAGCCGAAATCGCAGTCCCCCGAGATCGGCAAGGGGAGTTTGAACCGCAGATGGTGAAGAAAGGACAAAGTCGCTTGTCAGGACTAGATGAAAAGATCATTGCTCTCTACGCACGAGGTATGAGTGTCAGGGATATTCAAGCCCAGTTGCAAGAAATGTATGGTGTTGAAGTATCACCAACACTTATTTCCAATGTTACAGATGCAGTAATTGACGAGGTGAAGCAATGGCAAAACCGTCCCCTTGAAGCAGTCTATCCAATCGTCTTTCTGGACTGTCTAGTCATCAAAGTCCGAGACAATGGCAGAGTGATTAACAAATCCTTGTACTTTGCCTTGGGCGTGAATATGGACGGGTACAAGGAATTACTGGGTATGTGGATTTCTCCGAATGAAGGTGCGAAATTCTGGTTGTCAGTACTCACCGAAATTCACAACCGTGGGGTCAAAGATATTTTGATTGCCTGTGTCGATGGCTTGACTGGTTTCCCTAATGCGATTGAGACGGTATTTCCTAAAACTCAGGTGCAGTTATGCATTGTCCACATGGTCAGAAACTCGGTCGCTTTTGTACCTTGGCAACAACGCAAGCAAGTTTGTGCTGACCTCAAGGCTATTTATAGCGCGGCGACGGAATCGGAGGCTGAGTTTAATCTCGAACTCTTTGCTGAAAAGTGGGACAAGCAATATCCATCAATCTCCAAGTCTTGGCGCAGTCATTGGGCAAACATTATCCCCTTCTTTGCTTTCCCGACCGAGATTCGCAGGGCGATTTATACCACCAATGCGATTGAGTCGATGAACAGTAGTTTGCGGAAGGTGATTAAATCCCAACAGATTTTTCCCTCTGATGATGCTGCTTTCAAGCTCGTTTATTTAGCAATGCGGAATATCTCGAAGAAGTGGACGATGCCG from Pseudanabaena sp. Chao 1811 encodes the following:
- a CDS encoding tetratricopeptide repeat protein produces the protein MPTQRNRGIAATVAGLQKLREVKAAGKADGTRLTFEGIADRISQNSQSSVDPRTVRRFFKGEGIDRDYVLAICKALGLEVTEIVDQNEWNPVKSRQTSQAVAIAATLNTTPPPVDEWQGRQDEIKELQTALSNEKVRLIGITAAGGYGKSALAVKFKEQLTSDWRVLWVSFIQPYPLAQFGRWLLEQLGRDYDEKWDEETLIGQIIEGLIAEPYLLVLDNMETVIPAEGKSVYGQFLSQWLGNGMHSKLLLTSREQPAFSANLLPRCYWLALKGLAEADAMRLVTEDYGLTGTQQELAHFVNRMDRHPLLMQLVSSWMRDKLGEGVSVTEAENLGLDLFTVEGYHRDTETCVREVVAASLARLSARLGDILKRLSVLRGIFDLGLAQGLTADVTDAELRYLARLSLLQEFPPEPLKGKPRRFQFLPLISMVVQQQADSELLRSAHQAALDYFLAHLPAPPWESLEDLTAYLEAFYHAGELGAWHLAYDILDEQRGGEGKNKSVHYFLNFQGFYRQQAQLYEQVIAGSQREQACYRKSLNRLGICYQDLGQYEKAIAHHQQHHDISEEMGDRQGEASSLDNLGTCYRNLGQYEKAIAHHQQSLEIDEEIDNRQGVASSLGGLGSCYNFLGQYEKAIAHHQQSLEIKEEIGNRQGVAISLGNLGNCYDYLGQYEKAIAHHQQSLEISKEMGDRQGMAISLGNLGNCYDYLGQHEKAIVHHQQYHDISKEIGFREGVATSLGNLGVCYDSLGKYEKVIAYHQQHRDISEEIGDQQGVAISLHNMGAALLKLENYSEAETKIQESLVISQQINFKPLTAYSFKVLAEIAHQTNQSQLALTHCQNAIALSQELGIPLVKDCEELLAKIQEDLDPPQSPL
- a CDS encoding DUF3800 domain-containing protein — translated: MAKGKNKKILFFIDEFGTAGVSDLYFGGVIALAKDTGRLDKCFSDRLETNANEIHAVKMRDEYIKDLMIRFKQSASQENFILINRAVSIRQGAAPIIYAQGLIEIVKVGLKLFRKEVLKSTHINNVEVITDINQHNSHPDFENEISKEKSKDREFSPVNHVARIDSAASRMLQIADIVAYSRKFIINRDLNAEQLKRDYGIHIK
- a CDS encoding IS256 family transposase, with protein sequence MNIRKELLDELLQECKTPPDLFGEGGILKQLTTALVERALEAELSMHLGYGKHEPRPEGQTNSRNGYSQKKVQGDFGVAEIAVPRDRQGEFEPQMVKKGQSRLSGLDEKIIALYARGMSVRDIQAQLQEMYGVEVSPTLISNVTDAVIDEVKQWQNRPLEAVYPIVFLDCLVIKVRDNGRVINKSLYFALGVNMDGYKELLGMWISPNEGAKFWLSVLTEIHNRGVKDILIACVDGLTGFPNAIETVFPKTQVQLCIVHMVRNSVAFVPWQQRKQVCADLKAIYSAATESEAEFNLELFAEKWDKQYPSISKSWRSHWANIIPFFAFPTEIRRAIYTTNAIESMNSSLRKVIKSQQIFPSDDAAFKLVYLAMRNISKKWTMPIRDWKPALNRFAILFEDRLHV